A section of the Mycolicibacterium anyangense genome encodes:
- a CDS encoding Rv3212 family protein, with product MVRPERRTKGDLVAAAAIALVVAVVAAFFWWNSSARATVSRPASGPAPNQVPARVVPDSLRQLWTATSQRTLSPIVVGGTVVTGEGRTVTGHDPKTGATRWTFARDTDLCGVSYVYDLAVAVYPDVRGCGQVSSINGGTGRRGPTRTAYADKQIVLSASGSTILAAGPTRLEMWRSDLVRMLSYGEIDARVKPVNQGVGTGCTLMSAAASDEAVGVLEACRDQKDLRLTLLKPAKEEDEPDTKNIPLPGVATDSEARVLAVSETTTAVYLPSPKPEIAVYDDTGTKVSSTLMKNAPVLANPAQAVTKAGDMYTWWTGDGVEVFDGQLRYRYTISAAGPVSPVGPAAMMGGRLLIPLTTGIGVYDPSTGVNQRVIPVSHPAGNGPVVPTVTGSEVIEQRGAALTAFGPPA from the coding sequence ATGGTCAGACCCGAACGCCGCACCAAGGGTGATCTCGTCGCAGCGGCGGCGATCGCCCTTGTCGTGGCCGTCGTCGCCGCCTTCTTCTGGTGGAACAGTTCGGCGCGGGCGACGGTCAGCAGGCCGGCCTCCGGCCCGGCACCCAACCAGGTGCCGGCGCGCGTGGTTCCCGACAGCCTGCGCCAGCTGTGGACGGCGACCAGCCAGCGCACGCTGAGCCCGATCGTCGTCGGTGGAACCGTCGTCACCGGCGAGGGCCGCACCGTCACGGGCCACGACCCCAAGACCGGCGCCACCCGCTGGACGTTCGCCCGCGACACCGATCTGTGCGGGGTGTCCTACGTATACGACCTGGCCGTCGCGGTCTACCCCGATGTCCGCGGCTGCGGTCAGGTCAGCAGTATCAACGGCGGTACCGGCCGGCGCGGGCCCACCCGAACGGCCTACGCCGACAAGCAGATCGTGCTCAGCGCCAGCGGCAGCACCATCCTGGCCGCCGGGCCCACCCGGCTGGAGATGTGGCGCTCGGATCTGGTGCGGATGCTGTCCTACGGCGAGATCGACGCCCGGGTCAAGCCCGTCAACCAGGGCGTCGGCACCGGTTGCACCCTGATGTCTGCGGCCGCCAGCGACGAGGCGGTGGGTGTCCTGGAGGCGTGCCGGGACCAGAAGGATCTGCGCCTGACCCTGCTCAAGCCGGCCAAGGAAGAAGACGAGCCGGACACCAAGAACATCCCGCTGCCCGGGGTGGCCACCGATTCGGAGGCCCGTGTGCTCGCCGTCTCGGAAACCACCACGGCGGTGTACCTGCCCTCACCCAAACCCGAGATCGCCGTCTACGACGACACCGGCACCAAGGTGTCCTCGACTCTGATGAAGAACGCCCCGGTGCTGGCCAACCCGGCGCAGGCGGTGACCAAGGCCGGCGACATGTACACCTGGTGGACCGGTGACGGCGTGGAGGTCTTTGACGGCCAGCTGCGCTACCGCTACACGATCAGCGCCGCCGGACCGGTCAGCCCCGTCGGCCCCGCCGCGATGATGGGGGGGCGGCTGCTGATCCCGCTGACCACCGGCATTGGCGTGTACGACCCGTCCACCGGCGTCAACCAGCGGGTGATCCCGGTGAGTCACCCGGCAGGCAACGGCCCGGTGGTGCCCACCGTCACCGGCTCAGAGGTGATCGAGCAGCGCGGCGCCGCATTGACGGCGTTCGGGCCGCCGGCCTAG
- a CDS encoding DEAD/DEAH box helicase → MTALSHHQITFAELGVRDEIVRALAEDGKEFAFAIQELTLPMALAGDDLIGQARTGMGKTLAFGVPLLNRITAEAETRPLNGTPRALVVVPTRELCLQVFDDLKGASKYLEAADGRKFSVVSIYGGRPYEPQIESLQKGADVIVGTPGRLLDLAQQGHLQLGGLSVLVLDEADEMLDLGFLPDIERILKLTPDNRQSMLFSATMPDPIITLARTFMNQPTHIRAESPQSSATHDTTEQFVYRAHALDKVEMVARILQAEGRGATMIFTRTKRTAQKVADELAERGFKVGAVHGDLGQIAREKALKAFRTGEVDVLVATDVAARGIDIDDITHVINYQIPEDEQAYVHRIGRTGRAGKTGIAITLVDWDELERWSMIDKALNLDCPDPAETYSSSPHLYEELGIPTDATGNVGAARKRPDPKGSSRISSTDSERERPSRTRSRRRTRGGSAATGHVESPADGPADGAADEPAAAAGDGAARKRRRRRRPRNAAAESAATPTAG, encoded by the coding sequence ATGACCGCACTTTCACATCACCAGATCACCTTCGCCGAGCTGGGAGTTCGGGACGAAATCGTCCGCGCTCTGGCTGAAGACGGCAAGGAATTCGCTTTCGCCATCCAGGAACTGACCCTGCCGATGGCACTGGCCGGCGACGACCTCATCGGTCAGGCCCGCACCGGCATGGGCAAGACGCTGGCATTCGGCGTCCCGCTGCTCAACCGGATCACCGCCGAAGCCGAGACCCGCCCCCTGAACGGCACGCCGCGCGCGCTGGTGGTGGTTCCCACCCGCGAGCTGTGCCTGCAGGTGTTCGACGACCTCAAGGGCGCCTCGAAGTACCTCGAAGCCGCTGACGGCCGCAAGTTCAGCGTCGTCTCCATCTACGGCGGACGTCCCTACGAGCCGCAGATCGAGTCGCTGCAGAAGGGCGCCGACGTCATCGTGGGCACCCCGGGCCGGTTGCTCGACCTCGCCCAGCAGGGCCACCTGCAGCTCGGCGGGCTGTCGGTCCTGGTGCTCGACGAGGCCGACGAGATGCTCGACCTGGGCTTCCTGCCCGATATCGAACGCATCCTGAAGCTGACCCCGGACAACCGGCAGTCGATGCTGTTCTCGGCCACCATGCCGGACCCGATCATCACGCTGGCCCGGACCTTCATGAACCAGCCGACCCACATCCGGGCCGAGTCGCCGCAGTCGTCGGCCACCCACGACACCACCGAGCAGTTCGTCTACCGTGCCCACGCGCTGGACAAGGTGGAGATGGTCGCGCGCATCCTGCAGGCCGAGGGCCGCGGCGCGACGATGATCTTCACCCGCACCAAGCGCACCGCCCAGAAGGTCGCCGACGAACTGGCCGAGCGGGGTTTCAAGGTCGGCGCCGTGCACGGTGACCTGGGCCAGATCGCCCGCGAGAAGGCGCTCAAGGCCTTCCGCACCGGTGAGGTCGACGTGCTGGTCGCCACTGACGTGGCGGCCCGCGGTATCGACATCGACGACATCACCCACGTCATCAACTACCAGATCCCCGAGGACGAGCAGGCCTACGTGCACCGCATCGGCCGCACCGGCCGGGCCGGCAAGACCGGTATCGCGATCACACTGGTGGACTGGGACGAGCTCGAGCGCTGGTCGATGATCGACAAGGCGCTCAACCTTGACTGCCCCGACCCGGCCGAGACCTACTCCAGCTCCCCGCACCTGTACGAGGAGCTGGGAATTCCCACCGACGCCACCGGCAATGTCGGCGCCGCCCGCAAGCGTCCGGACCCCAAGGGCTCCAGCCGCATCAGCTCCACCGACTCCGAGCGGGAGCGGCCCAGCCGCACCCGGTCGCGGCGCCGCACCCGCGGCGGATCCGCGGCCACCGGACACGTCGAGAGCCCGGCGGACGGCCCGGCCGACGGTGCCGCCGACGAGCCTGCCGCCGCCGCTGGTGACGGAGCCGCCCGCAAGCGCCGGCGCCGTCGTCGTCCGCGCAACGCCGCAGCAGAGTCAGCGGCCACGCCGACCGCCGGCTGA
- a CDS encoding ferritin-like fold-containing protein, translating into MNASQPVSEPRVQADHPAIDELFALLAYGEVAAFYRLTEEARMAPNLRGRINMASMAAAEMGHYEVLRDALAARGVDVVAAMTRYAPALENYHRLTTPSTWLEALVKTYVGDAMAADFYLEIADVLPDEVAGVVRAVLSETGHSQFVVSEVREAVAASGRQRSRLALWSRRLLGEAITQAQYVLADHDELVELVLSGPGGLGQVADFFSRLQQTHDDRMRQLGLA; encoded by the coding sequence ATGAATGCCTCGCAGCCCGTCTCGGAGCCTCGTGTCCAGGCAGATCATCCCGCCATCGACGAACTGTTCGCGCTGCTCGCATATGGCGAGGTCGCGGCGTTCTACCGGCTCACCGAGGAAGCCCGGATGGCCCCGAACCTGCGTGGCCGGATCAACATGGCGAGCATGGCCGCCGCGGAGATGGGCCACTACGAGGTGCTGCGCGACGCGCTGGCCGCGCGCGGCGTGGACGTGGTGGCGGCCATGACCCGCTACGCCCCGGCGCTGGAGAACTACCACCGCCTGACCACCCCGAGCACCTGGCTGGAAGCGCTGGTCAAGACCTACGTGGGTGACGCGATGGCGGCCGATTTCTACCTCGAGATCGCCGATGTGCTGCCCGACGAGGTCGCTGGTGTGGTGCGGGCGGTGCTCTCCGAGACCGGGCACTCACAGTTCGTGGTCAGCGAGGTCCGTGAAGCGGTCGCCGCCAGCGGGCGTCAGCGCAGCAGGCTGGCGCTGTGGTCGCGCCGGCTCCTGGGGGAGGCCATCACCCAGGCGCAGTATGTGCTGGCCGACCACGACGAGCTGGTCGAGCTGGTGCTGTCCGGGCCCGGTGGGCTCGGACAGGTCGCCGATTTCTTCTCCCGGCTGCAGCAGACGCATGACGACCGGATGCGTCAGCTCGGCCTGGCCTGA
- a CDS encoding MmpS family transport accessory protein: MNDTSRRATVPLWHRVSMTAIGVVVAAVATTFVVKTGDAASISSAGNETAAKRTVVATSGPRTPTPAPAPVTVTVDGLPPETPVLVPPSTPAAAALAAPMVDPRQVVYTVSGNQRPNDPVTVTYADETGALRTVENVALPWQLTVVPVVPVNYVTASSGGSQLNCWITDATGATVAAQTDNAISATCNR; the protein is encoded by the coding sequence ATGAACGACACCAGCCGCCGCGCGACCGTGCCCCTATGGCACCGGGTGAGCATGACCGCCATCGGTGTGGTGGTCGCTGCCGTGGCGACGACGTTCGTGGTCAAGACCGGCGACGCCGCCAGCATCAGCTCCGCAGGCAACGAGACGGCAGCCAAACGCACCGTCGTGGCCACCTCGGGTCCGCGGACGCCCACCCCCGCTCCGGCACCGGTCACCGTCACCGTCGACGGGCTGCCACCGGAAACACCCGTCCTGGTCCCGCCGAGCACCCCGGCGGCGGCCGCGTTGGCCGCACCGATGGTCGATCCGCGCCAGGTGGTCTATACCGTGTCGGGCAATCAGCGCCCCAACGACCCGGTCACCGTGACCTACGCCGACGAGACCGGGGCACTGCGCACTGTCGAGAACGTGGCGCTGCCCTGGCAACTCACGGTGGTGCCGGTGGTTCCGGTCAACTACGTCACCGCCAGCAGCGGGGGAAGTCAGCTCAACTGCTGGATCACCGACGCGACCGGTGCGACCGTCGCCGCCCAGACCGATAACGCGATCTCGGCGACCTGCAACCGTTAG
- a CDS encoding DUF3107 domain-containing protein — MEVKIGVSDSPRELVFSSTQTPAEVEDLVTASLSGKGPDVLSLSDDKGRRILVHASKITYVEIGVADVRRVGFGIAAGPAGA, encoded by the coding sequence GTGGAGGTCAAGATCGGTGTCTCGGACAGCCCGCGTGAGCTCGTCTTCAGCAGCACGCAGACGCCGGCGGAGGTCGAAGACCTGGTGACGGCGTCGCTGTCGGGCAAGGGCCCGGACGTGCTGAGCCTGTCCGACGACAAGGGACGTCGGATCCTCGTGCACGCCTCGAAGATCACCTATGTCGAGATCGGTGTCGCCGACGTGCGCCGGGTCGGCTTCGGAATCGCCGCGGGGCCCGCGGGCGCTTAG
- a CDS encoding TetR/AcrR family transcriptional regulator has protein sequence MSDLANTAERKTARPANGDRPAGSPARRGNRLPRDERRGQLLTAASEVFVDRGYHAAGMDEIADRAGVSKPVLYQHFSSKLELYLAVLQQHVDNLVSGVRQALRTTTDNRQRLRAAVQAFFDFIEHDGQGYRLIFENDYVTEPQVAAQVKVATEACTDAVFDLISRDSGLDPHRARMIAVGLVAISVDCARYWLDSDRPISKEDAVDGTVYFAWGGLSHVPLTRG, from the coding sequence GGCGACCGTCCCGCCGGCAGCCCCGCGCGCCGCGGAAACCGGCTGCCACGCGACGAACGACGCGGCCAGCTGCTGACCGCGGCCAGCGAAGTGTTCGTCGACCGCGGTTACCACGCGGCCGGCATGGACGAGATCGCCGACCGCGCCGGAGTGAGCAAACCGGTTCTCTACCAACACTTTTCAAGCAAGCTCGAACTGTATCTGGCGGTCCTGCAGCAGCACGTGGACAATCTGGTGTCCGGGGTGCGCCAAGCGCTGCGCACCACCACCGACAACCGGCAGCGGCTGCGCGCCGCCGTTCAGGCTTTCTTCGACTTCATCGAGCACGACGGCCAGGGTTACCGGCTGATCTTCGAGAACGACTACGTCACCGAGCCGCAGGTGGCGGCCCAGGTGAAGGTGGCCACCGAGGCGTGCACCGACGCGGTGTTCGACCTGATCAGCCGCGACTCCGGCCTGGATCCGCACCGCGCGCGGATGATCGCGGTGGGCCTGGTGGCCATCAGCGTGGACTGCGCCCGCTACTGGCTGGACTCCGACCGGCCGATCAGCAAGGAGGACGCGGTCGACGGCACCGTGTACTTCGCCTGGGGCGGCCTGTCACACGTGCCGCTCACCCGCGGCTAA